In one Caldanaerovirga acetigignens genomic region, the following are encoded:
- a CDS encoding TRAP transporter small permease, with product MNILYWISAVSDKVFRFLTTLFFVVMFLVYFGQVVLRYFFRTGLPWAEELVRYLMISMTYIGATILTKEGSQICMTLIEDVFPKTKRLLHFIQYIFTTIFYLIVTWLAILAMRVAQTQKSPAMGLPMSVIYSVIPLSAIFMIIHLMVKIHEIIKGGEK from the coding sequence ATGAACATTTTATATTGGATTAGCGCTGTATCTGATAAAGTATTTCGCTTTTTAACCACTTTATTTTTTGTAGTTATGTTTTTGGTTTATTTTGGTCAAGTAGTATTGAGGTATTTCTTTCGAACTGGGCTGCCATGGGCAGAAGAATTGGTGAGGTATTTAATGATAAGCATGACGTATATTGGGGCAACAATACTCACTAAAGAAGGTTCGCAGATTTGTATGACGCTAATTGAAGATGTTTTCCCTAAAACAAAAAGATTGCTTCATTTTATTCAGTATATCTTCACAACTATATTCTATTTAATAGTAACGTGGTTAGCTATTCTCGCTATGAGAGTTGCCCAGACGCAAAAATCTCCTGCTATGGGCCTTCCGATGAGTGTTATCTATTCAGTGATCCCCCTGAGCGCAATTTTCATGATAATTCATTTGATGGTAAAAATACATGAAATCATCAAGGGGGGAGAAAAATGA
- a CDS encoding TRAP transporter substrate-binding protein, translated as MFIRRKIYFSVLLIILLLLTTACSGTKSTGQADNNSSSSGNSTTKEPMVLKLGHIGSLENEYNLMAERFKEEVEKRTNGRYIIQIYPARQLGGDREIIEAMQYGNVDAGVVTSSVMVNFVPEMGVLDMPYIFKDWEHIERFAKSEALQELLKEGEKAGLICLGVLPRGFRSITNSKHPIRVPEDLKDIKLRVIESPVFVNTFKLFGGTVVPMAAGEVYTALQQKTIDAQENTPAVNYYERFYEVQKYFSLTEHIAAWGVVTISKVTWDKIPPEDQKLFREAALAAQEVETKLQREREAEFMKKLQEKGMIINDDVDREAFAKVTRPVVEDWIAKNGDKYIKAIKELE; from the coding sequence ATGTTTATTAGACGAAAAATTTATTTTTCCGTTTTGTTAATAATATTACTTTTATTAACAACCGCTTGCTCAGGGACCAAATCAACAGGGCAAGCTGATAACAATTCGAGTTCTTCTGGAAATTCCACAACTAAGGAGCCGATGGTTCTTAAGCTAGGCCATATCGGTTCGTTGGAAAACGAATACAATTTGATGGCTGAAAGATTTAAAGAGGAAGTCGAAAAAAGAACAAATGGCCGATACATAATACAAATATATCCAGCCAGGCAGCTGGGTGGAGATAGAGAAATCATAGAAGCTATGCAATATGGAAATGTTGATGCTGGTGTTGTTACAAGTTCGGTCATGGTGAACTTTGTTCCGGAAATGGGTGTGTTGGATATGCCTTACATTTTCAAAGACTGGGAACATATAGAAAGATTCGCAAAATCTGAAGCATTACAGGAACTGTTAAAAGAAGGTGAAAAAGCCGGCTTAATATGTCTTGGCGTACTGCCGAGAGGCTTTAGGAGCATAACTAACTCAAAACATCCGATAAGGGTGCCAGAAGATTTGAAAGATATAAAGCTTAGAGTAATAGAAAGCCCTGTCTTTGTCAATACATTTAAACTTTTTGGAGGCACAGTAGTTCCGATGGCTGCAGGAGAGGTTTATACTGCGTTGCAACAAAAGACTATAGATGCCCAGGAAAATACCCCTGCTGTCAATTACTACGAAAGGTTTTATGAAGTGCAAAAATATTTTTCATTAACCGAACATATAGCCGCTTGGGGCGTTGTTACCATAAGTAAGGTCACTTGGGACAAGATACCGCCTGAAGACCAAAAGTTGTTCAGGGAAGCGGCTTTGGCAGCACAAGAGGTCGAGACAAAACTACAAAGAGAAAGGGAAGCCGAGTTTATGAAGAAATTACAGGAAAAAGGAATGATAATCAACGATGATGTAGACCGGGAAGCTTTTGCAAAAGTAACGAGACCGGTAGTTGAAGACTGGATAGCCAAAAACGGTGATAAATATATTAAAGCTATAAAAGAGCTAGAGTAA